The proteins below are encoded in one region of Parvicella tangerina:
- a CDS encoding AI-2E family transporter: MLQKTAYTLIILIAIVVTLSFGQSLIIPFVFALLLWFIVRMMRIQFDKIPFVKKRFPSWLKNLVPSLIILVILGVASKVISTNIQDLAESYEKYEANIDLLIDQASDAFGIDIMSILKGQSGDLDFGTILSSIFDSLTDILGSAFMILIYGLFIFLEEVFFKTKLQHAFSKAEQYDKVSHILGNIQKSVTTYLGMKTLISLITGVASYIALIIIGIDSPIFWAFLIFLLNFIPTIGSLVGTLFPATFCLLQFGEFTPGIMVLVFVGAIQVVVGNILEPRLMGNSMNISPLVAIASLTIWGAIWGVTGMILSVPITVITIIVFSEFPQTRPIAILLSEKGIIKDINK; the protein is encoded by the coding sequence GTGTTACAAAAAACGGCATACACGCTGATCATTCTGATAGCTATTGTGGTGACCTTGTCTTTTGGTCAAAGTCTCATCATTCCTTTCGTTTTTGCACTTTTATTATGGTTCATTGTCCGGATGATGCGAATTCAGTTTGACAAGATTCCTTTCGTTAAGAAACGTTTTCCTTCATGGTTGAAAAACCTGGTGCCATCGTTGATTATTTTAGTCATCTTAGGGGTTGCTTCAAAAGTCATTTCTACCAATATTCAGGATCTCGCTGAATCTTACGAAAAATATGAAGCCAATATTGATTTGCTGATCGATCAAGCAAGTGATGCATTTGGGATTGACATCATGTCTATTTTAAAGGGACAATCTGGAGATTTGGATTTTGGAACCATTCTTAGCTCTATTTTCGATTCACTGACGGATATCCTCGGAAGCGCATTTATGATCCTAATCTATGGTCTTTTTATCTTTCTTGAGGAAGTTTTTTTCAAAACAAAGCTCCAACATGCCTTCTCGAAAGCAGAACAGTATGACAAGGTATCTCATATCTTGGGCAACATTCAAAAATCCGTCACAACCTATTTGGGAATGAAAACGCTTATCAGTTTGATAACTGGTGTTGCAAGCTACATCGCTTTGATTATCATTGGTATTGACTCCCCCATTTTCTGGGCTTTTCTGATCTTCCTACTCAACTTTATTCCTACCATTGGATCATTAGTGGGCACGTTATTTCCCGCTACATTTTGTTTGCTGCAATTTGGCGAATTCACTCCTGGTATAATGGTACTTGTCTTTGTTGGAGCAATTCAAGTTGTTGTTGGCAATATTCTTGAACCCAGACTAATGGGCAACAGTATGAATATTAGCCCATTGGTAGCTATTGCTTCCTTAACAATATGGGGAGCCATCTGGGGAGTAACAGGAATGATCTTGAGTGTGCCGATTACCGTGATCACCATCATTGTTTTTTCGGAGTTTCCGCAAACCAGACCAATTGCCATCCTTTTATCTGAAAAGGGAATCATCAAAGATATCAACAAGTAG
- a CDS encoding PSP1 domain-containing protein, with translation MSCSNCSNNSGGVPNGCKSNGNCGSGGCDRMAVFDWLADIQVPTGRSVFDVIEVSFKNGRKGFYRNEKGLQIFKGDTVVVETSPGHDVGIVTLTGELVKHQMKRKNVKSAPHELRKVYRKATETDLERWKAARSKEYDTMHEARELIVRLGLDMKLGDVEYQGDGNKATFYYTADQRVDFRELIKVMADQFKIKIEMRQIGARQEAGRLGGLGACGRELCCSTWLTDFRSVSTSAARYQQLSLNPQKLAGQCGKLKCCLNYELDQYVEALKKFPDTKKTIHTANGPAVHIKTDVFKQKMWYLVKGDRSSSIICLSVDRVFELHKLQKSGSKIGDLNEFAEVEEPKNEPEYSNVVGQDDLTRFDQKFKKKKKRNKRKGNRNKKGGGQGGGSQNKSNNQNKDQQKGQGGNNRRNNKRKGGNNRNNNQNRGKGNNPQGSNKNNDKKTD, from the coding sequence ATGAGTTGTTCGAATTGTAGTAATAATAGTGGGGGTGTTCCTAACGGATGTAAGAGTAACGGAAATTGTGGCTCTGGAGGTTGTGATAGAATGGCCGTGTTCGATTGGTTGGCAGATATTCAAGTGCCTACTGGACGTTCAGTATTTGATGTGATAGAAGTGAGTTTTAAGAACGGTCGAAAAGGCTTTTATAGAAATGAAAAAGGCCTACAGATTTTTAAAGGAGATACGGTTGTCGTAGAAACTTCTCCCGGTCATGATGTTGGTATTGTAACTTTAACAGGTGAACTGGTTAAACACCAGATGAAGCGAAAAAATGTAAAATCCGCTCCGCATGAATTAAGAAAAGTTTATCGAAAAGCGACTGAAACTGATTTAGAAAGGTGGAAGGCAGCAAGGTCGAAGGAATATGACACGATGCACGAAGCAAGGGAGTTGATCGTTCGATTAGGATTAGATATGAAGTTGGGTGATGTGGAATATCAGGGAGATGGAAATAAAGCAACCTTCTACTATACGGCTGATCAACGGGTGGACTTCAGGGAGCTCATCAAGGTGATGGCTGACCAATTCAAGATCAAAATTGAAATGCGTCAGATCGGTGCTCGCCAGGAAGCTGGAAGATTGGGAGGATTAGGTGCTTGCGGAAGAGAACTGTGTTGCTCCACTTGGTTAACAGATTTTAGGTCTGTTTCTACAAGCGCTGCACGTTACCAACAACTCTCACTAAATCCTCAAAAACTGGCTGGTCAGTGCGGAAAGTTAAAATGTTGTCTAAACTACGAGTTAGATCAGTATGTTGAAGCGCTTAAGAAATTTCCTGATACGAAAAAAACAATTCACACAGCCAATGGTCCTGCGGTGCACATCAAGACAGATGTGTTTAAGCAAAAAATGTGGTACCTCGTTAAAGGAGACCGATCATCTTCAATTATCTGCTTGTCGGTAGATAGAGTCTTTGAATTGCATAAACTTCAGAAGTCAGGGAGCAAGATTGGGGATCTCAATGAATTTGCCGAAGTAGAAGAGCCGAAAAATGAACCAGAGTATTCTAACGTAGTAGGTCAAGATGATTTAACACGTTTTGATCAGAAGTTTAAGAAGAAAAAGAAAAGGAATAAACGCAAGGGTAACCGCAATAAAAAAGGCGGTGGACAAGGCGGAGGTTCACAGAACAAATCGAATAACCAAAATAAGGATCAGCAGAAAGGTCAGGGAGGTAACAACCGAAGAAATAACAAGCGAAAAGGAGGGAATAACAGAAACAACAACCAAAATAGAGGAAAGGGTAATAACCCTCAAGGATCTAATAAGAATAATGACAAGAAAACTGACTAA
- a CDS encoding gliding motility lipoprotein GldH: MTRKLTKHILFPVLLTFILMTSCTDGDIMMEDTTPIAGQQWNAQDTIMFSFEIEDTTSYFDFFMNLRTTTSYEYANCFVFATLESPTMLAVDTINIPLADPSSGRWLGEVSGSMVENHVLFMKNVRFHELGEYKIRFVQGMRDNPLGEISDVGLTVKKVNQ, from the coding sequence ATGACAAGAAAACTGACTAAACATATCCTTTTTCCAGTTTTGCTGACTTTTATTCTGATGACTTCATGTACGGATGGAGACATCATGATGGAAGATACTACTCCAATAGCTGGTCAGCAGTGGAACGCGCAGGATACGATCATGTTCTCTTTTGAAATTGAGGATACGACCAGTTACTTTGATTTCTTCATGAACCTAAGGACCACTACAAGCTATGAATACGCTAATTGTTTTGTTTTTGCAACGTTAGAATCTCCTACGATGTTAGCGGTAGATACGATTAATATTCCATTAGCAGATCCATCCAGTGGAAGATGGTTGGGAGAAGTGTCTGGAAGTATGGTGGAAAATCATGTGCTATTCATGAAGAATGTGCGCTTCCACGAACTTGGAGAATATAAGATTCGATTTGTTCAAGGTATGCGGGATAATCCACTTGGAGAAATCTCAGACGTAGGTTTGACCGTCAAGAAAGTTAACCAATAA
- a CDS encoding transglycosylase domain-containing protein: protein MAKKAKNKVAKNKGVKKAVEGLSRGQKIALLIGTWVVVFIPIMFVYGMLWSIGEDELPSIYQLENPRSDEASLVYDAKGELLGTYYVSNRTKVAYQQLSPYLIDALVATEDERFFEHSGVDGWALMRAVGGAMTLQNKGGGSTITQQLAKMMFHDPPGSTFGRIRQKFGEWIIAGQLEKRYTKKEIIAMYFNEFDFLHTAVGVHSAARVYFNKNSADLEIQEAAMLVGMFKNPGIYNPLNDSTTAVTRRNVVLKQMQKNDMLTNEQYDSLVKLPLVTDYHPETHVTGLAPYFREMVKQEAQAILNVVGAQNTYGEPVNIYTDGLKIYTTLDADMQKHAEWAVEKHLSSELQALLDEDVEDNKNYPFSNQIASLDAANYLMNEVKKSDRYKHLAARGWTESKILENFNTKTTLKVFDWHTKGHSKTVEMTPMDSVKYHMKILRAGLVSIDPHTGFIKAYVGGPDYEWFKYDYARNSKRQVGSTIKPFVYAAGIESGVITPCTEVPMIEYCVEMPDGKMWCPSGNNFDGTMTPMYWGLASSNNPVTTYVIKKTGGNNARVVKYLKAMGMNNSTVEEVPSLGLGICDQSVLDMTAAHAVLSNHGFHNKPIAILRIEDASGKVLYEANVEPNQVMEPEVAFDVLKMMKGVTGVQRPADGKWGGTAMRIRSSKYDYQFNGTMAGKTGTTQGNTDGWFIGHTSDLVTGVWVGCDHRAVRFSSTKYGQGANTGLPIWGYYMSKVYKDSKIKISHGDFEPVHPGEPTVIECAVDSSEVDPFDTWPSF from the coding sequence TTGGCAAAGAAGGCGAAAAATAAAGTAGCCAAGAATAAGGGTGTTAAGAAAGCTGTTGAAGGCTTGTCTAGAGGACAGAAAATCGCCCTGTTGATTGGTACATGGGTCGTAGTTTTTATTCCTATCATGTTTGTTTACGGTATGCTCTGGTCCATTGGAGAAGACGAATTACCGTCCATTTATCAACTCGAAAACCCAAGGTCGGATGAAGCGAGCCTAGTGTACGATGCTAAGGGAGAACTCTTAGGAACCTATTATGTCTCTAACCGCACGAAAGTAGCTTATCAGCAGTTGTCACCATACTTAATTGATGCCCTCGTAGCAACAGAAGATGAGCGTTTCTTTGAGCACTCTGGTGTAGACGGTTGGGCATTGATGCGAGCGGTTGGTGGCGCAATGACGTTGCAAAATAAGGGTGGGGGAAGCACAATCACACAGCAGTTAGCAAAAATGATGTTTCATGATCCTCCAGGCTCTACCTTTGGACGAATCAGACAGAAATTTGGAGAGTGGATCATTGCTGGACAATTAGAGAAACGCTACACCAAGAAAGAGATCATCGCAATGTATTTCAATGAGTTTGACTTCTTACATACTGCAGTTGGTGTTCACTCTGCTGCAAGAGTCTACTTCAATAAAAATTCAGCTGACCTAGAAATTCAAGAAGCGGCTATGTTGGTAGGGATGTTCAAGAACCCTGGGATTTATAACCCGTTGAATGATTCAACCACAGCAGTGACCAGAAGAAATGTTGTTCTGAAGCAAATGCAAAAGAATGATATGCTCACCAATGAGCAATACGATTCTCTGGTCAAATTACCACTGGTTACGGATTATCATCCAGAAACACACGTGACAGGCCTTGCCCCTTATTTCCGTGAAATGGTTAAGCAAGAAGCGCAAGCAATACTCAATGTAGTTGGTGCTCAAAACACCTACGGAGAACCGGTTAATATTTACACCGATGGACTGAAGATTTACACAACTTTGGATGCTGATATGCAAAAGCATGCTGAGTGGGCGGTAGAGAAACATTTGTCAAGCGAATTACAAGCACTGCTAGATGAAGATGTAGAGGATAATAAAAACTATCCGTTCTCCAATCAAATAGCTTCGTTAGACGCAGCAAACTACTTAATGAATGAAGTTAAGAAATCTGATCGGTACAAGCATTTAGCAGCAAGAGGTTGGACGGAATCAAAGATCCTGGAGAATTTCAACACTAAAACCACGCTAAAAGTGTTTGACTGGCATACAAAAGGGCATTCCAAAACGGTTGAAATGACTCCAATGGACAGCGTTAAGTATCACATGAAGATCTTGCGCGCTGGGTTGGTTTCAATCGACCCTCATACAGGATTCATCAAGGCCTATGTTGGAGGTCCAGACTATGAATGGTTTAAGTACGACTATGCCAGAAACTCAAAAAGACAAGTGGGTTCTACCATCAAACCTTTTGTCTATGCTGCTGGAATTGAATCGGGTGTGATCACCCCTTGCACAGAAGTCCCCATGATCGAATATTGCGTAGAAATGCCTGATGGTAAAATGTGGTGTCCTAGTGGTAATAATTTTGATGGTACGATGACTCCGATGTACTGGGGACTGGCAAGTTCAAATAACCCTGTCACGACCTATGTGATCAAGAAAACAGGAGGGAATAATGCTCGTGTGGTGAAATACCTAAAAGCCATGGGTATGAATAATTCAACGGTAGAAGAGGTGCCGTCATTAGGCTTAGGTATTTGTGATCAATCCGTGTTAGATATGACCGCAGCTCATGCGGTTTTGAGTAATCATGGGTTTCATAATAAGCCCATTGCCATCCTTCGAATTGAAGATGCGAGTGGAAAAGTACTTTATGAAGCCAATGTTGAGCCGAATCAGGTGATGGAACCTGAGGTTGCTTTTGATGTGCTTAAAATGATGAAAGGTGTTACGGGAGTTCAAAGACCTGCTGATGGTAAGTGGGGAGGAACGGCTATGAGGATCAGAAGTTCTAAGTATGATTACCAGTTTAATGGAACAATGGCGGGTAAAACCGGTACTACTCAAGGGAATACAGATGGTTGGTTCATTGGGCATACATCTGATTTGGTCACAGGAGTTTGGGTAGGATGTGATCATAGAGCAGTACGATTCTCAAGTACCAAATACGGTCAAGGAGCCAATACGGGACTACCCATTTGGGGATACTACATGAGTAAAGTGTATAAGGATAGCAAGATCAAAATATCTCACGGTGATTTTGAACCTGTTCATCCAGGTGAACCAACCGTGATAGAATGTGCTGTGGATAGTAGTGAGGTCGATCCATTCGACACCTGGCCTTCTTTTTAA